A stretch of the Haloplanus aerogenes genome encodes the following:
- the gltB gene encoding glutamate synthase large subunit, translating to MTKPRRDAHADQRGLADPTDERSNCGVGVVLDLDGGDSHQTVADGIDLLINLEHRGTTGAEEATGDGAGIMIQRPDEFFEAVVDADLPDTYAVGSVFMPQDGAARQGLMTIFERTLAEHGLDVFHWRDVPTDNSELGQTALDSEPNVYQPFVQPTEGMDEDAFDRALYVARRAVENAIEELDSAGAGRFYICSLDRKTLVYKGLLKATQLPTYYPDLVDERVKSTLVLVHARFSTNTLGAWHLAHPYRNIIHNGEFNTIRGNINWMRARETDLEHPDFGDDIDTLKPIINDPNQSDTASVDNALELLVQGGRDLPHALRMLIPEAFRKNDEMSQERKDFYDYHASLVEPWDGPALVVGTDGEQIAAALDRNGLRPCRYDVTKDNRLIMASEAGALDIDPADIEERHRLQPGQLLVADPERGEVVPDDEVFDDLTDEKYGEWIEQEQRHLGESAKTDYEPRDEVGSLRAQQAAFGYTYDQLDHLIEPMAKEGKDPVGSMGDDTPLSVLSDFNRPLFTYFKQLFAQVSNPPIDYIREELVTSLESRLGPQRNLLDETPEHARQLVVDSPVLTDAQTAAIKDLDGEFSTAVVDMTYETESDLEEAVERLRRDAREAIEDGADIVVLSDRNTGPDRVPIPSLLATGGVHHALVRNGLRNHAGLVVESGDPREVHHLATLVGYGADAVNPYLAYQTICDIVAGPDGADESEAISHYTKALEDGLLKTMAKMGISTVESYQGAQIFEAVGLSSDFVREYFEGTEIRTEGISIPELEEDLLTRHAVAYGTDPELERQGEYEHRSNGIHHQWNPKTVGTLQQAVRSGNYEKYQEFADLINDQREELHTLRGLLEFDSDRDPVPLDEVEPVHEIVERFSTAAMSLGSLSPEAHETNSIAMNRIGGKSNTGEGGEPPERFGTEKECNIKQVASGRFGVTSNYLSSAEELQIKMAQGSKPGEGGHLPGKKVNEMIAHVRYSTPGVGLISPPPLHDIYSIEDLKQLIHDLKTANPEADINVKLVAEAGIGTIAAGVAKANADVVHISGHSGGTGASPKTSIKNAGLPWELGLAEANQMLRATGLRDRIRISTDGGMMTGRDVAVAALLGAEEYVFGTASLITSGCVMARICHTNNCPTGVATQDEDLRERFSGQPDHVINYMVFLAQELREIMAELGFRTVGEMIGRPGLLEQVETDHPKAKHLDLSAIIAEPEGGERHKVREQKHTDVENHLDRGLIGEASGAIEEGEPIHLRQDISNQDRAVGAMLSNRISQRYGESGLPEDTISCTFDGIAGQSFGAFLANGVTMELVGAANDYVGKGLSGGKVIVRTPETAAYEPEENILVGNVCLYGATQGELYVNGLAGERFAVRNSGVKAVVEGVGDHGCEYMTGGVVAVLGETGRNFAAGMSGGIAYVYDPDGDFEDRVNKGMVTIHDDLEESDEAMLRRMVENHAEYTDSDRAQALLADWGSEVRNFTKVMPDAYAEVIAEESREDVRNDLPEPASPVGGAEVGAGTVQTGDD from the coding sequence ATGACCAAGCCGCGGAGAGACGCCCACGCCGATCAGCGGGGGCTGGCTGACCCCACCGACGAGCGATCAAACTGTGGCGTAGGCGTCGTTCTCGACCTCGACGGCGGCGACTCCCACCAGACGGTCGCCGACGGTATCGACCTGCTCATCAACCTCGAACACCGTGGAACGACGGGTGCCGAGGAGGCCACCGGCGACGGCGCCGGGATCATGATCCAGCGGCCGGACGAGTTCTTCGAGGCCGTCGTCGACGCCGACCTCCCCGACACGTACGCCGTCGGCTCGGTGTTTATGCCCCAGGACGGCGCCGCCCGACAGGGCCTCATGACCATCTTCGAGCGGACGCTGGCCGAACACGGGCTGGACGTGTTCCACTGGCGCGACGTGCCCACGGACAACTCCGAACTCGGGCAGACGGCGCTCGACTCCGAGCCCAACGTCTACCAGCCGTTCGTCCAGCCGACCGAGGGGATGGACGAGGACGCGTTCGACCGCGCGCTGTACGTCGCCCGCCGAGCGGTCGAAAACGCCATCGAGGAACTCGACTCGGCCGGTGCCGGGCGGTTCTACATCTGTTCGCTCGACCGCAAGACCCTCGTCTACAAGGGCCTGCTCAAGGCGACGCAGCTCCCGACCTACTACCCCGACCTCGTCGACGAGCGCGTCAAGTCGACGCTCGTGCTCGTCCACGCGCGCTTCTCGACGAACACGCTCGGGGCGTGGCATCTCGCCCACCCCTACCGCAACATCATCCACAACGGCGAATTCAACACCATCCGCGGGAACATCAACTGGATGCGGGCCCGCGAGACGGACCTCGAACATCCCGACTTCGGCGACGACATCGACACGCTGAAGCCGATCATCAACGACCCGAACCAGTCCGACACCGCCTCGGTCGACAACGCCCTCGAACTCCTCGTTCAGGGCGGCCGTGACCTGCCTCACGCTCTCCGGATGCTCATCCCCGAAGCGTTCCGCAAGAACGACGAGATGAGCCAGGAGCGCAAGGACTTCTACGACTACCACGCGAGCCTCGTCGAGCCGTGGGACGGCCCGGCGCTCGTCGTCGGCACCGACGGTGAGCAGATCGCTGCCGCCCTCGACCGAAACGGGCTTCGGCCCTGTCGGTACGACGTGACGAAGGACAACCGACTGATCATGGCGAGCGAGGCTGGCGCGCTCGACATCGACCCCGCGGACATCGAGGAACGCCACCGACTCCAGCCCGGTCAGTTGCTCGTCGCCGACCCCGAACGCGGCGAAGTCGTCCCCGACGACGAGGTGTTCGACGACCTCACGGACGAGAAGTACGGCGAGTGGATCGAACAGGAACAGCGCCACCTCGGCGAGTCGGCCAAGACGGACTACGAACCTCGCGACGAAGTGGGGTCGCTCCGTGCCCAGCAAGCCGCGTTCGGCTACACCTACGACCAGCTCGACCACCTCATCGAACCGATGGCCAAAGAGGGCAAAGACCCCGTCGGCTCGATGGGTGACGACACGCCGCTGTCGGTCCTTTCCGACTTCAACCGACCGCTGTTCACCTACTTCAAACAGCTGTTCGCGCAGGTGTCGAACCCGCCGATCGACTACATCCGCGAGGAACTGGTGACGAGTCTGGAGTCACGGCTCGGTCCCCAGCGCAACCTCCTCGACGAGACACCGGAACACGCCCGACAACTCGTCGTCGACTCGCCGGTCCTGACCGACGCCCAGACTGCGGCGATCAAGGACCTCGACGGCGAGTTCAGCACGGCCGTCGTCGACATGACCTACGAAACGGAGAGCGACCTCGAAGAGGCCGTCGAGCGCCTCCGCCGCGACGCCCGCGAAGCTATCGAGGACGGCGCGGACATCGTCGTCCTCTCCGACCGGAACACCGGGCCGGACCGCGTGCCGATTCCGAGCCTGCTCGCGACCGGCGGGGTCCACCACGCGCTCGTGCGGAACGGCCTCCGCAACCACGCCGGTCTCGTCGTCGAATCCGGCGACCCCCGCGAGGTCCACCACCTCGCCACGCTCGTCGGCTACGGCGCCGACGCGGTCAACCCCTACCTCGCCTACCAGACCATCTGCGACATCGTCGCCGGCCCCGACGGGGCCGACGAGTCCGAGGCCATCTCCCACTACACGAAGGCGCTCGAAGACGGCCTGCTGAAGACGATGGCGAAGATGGGCATCTCCACCGTGGAGAGCTACCAGGGGGCGCAGATCTTCGAGGCGGTCGGGCTCTCCTCCGACTTCGTCCGCGAGTACTTCGAAGGGACGGAGATTCGGACGGAAGGGATCAGCATCCCCGAACTCGAAGAGGATCTCCTGACGCGTCACGCCGTCGCCTACGGCACCGATCCGGAACTCGAACGCCAGGGCGAGTACGAACACCGCTCGAACGGCATCCACCACCAGTGGAACCCCAAGACGGTCGGGACGCTCCAGCAGGCGGTTCGCTCCGGCAATTACGAGAAGTATCAGGAGTTCGCGGACCTGATCAACGACCAGCGGGAGGAACTCCACACCCTCCGCGGACTACTGGAGTTCGACAGCGACCGCGACCCCGTCCCCCTCGACGAGGTCGAACCGGTCCACGAAATCGTGGAACGCTTCTCGACGGCCGCCATGTCGCTCGGGTCGCTCTCGCCGGAGGCTCACGAGACGAACTCCATCGCGATGAACCGCATCGGCGGCAAGTCGAACACCGGCGAAGGTGGCGAACCGCCAGAGCGGTTCGGGACCGAGAAGGAGTGTAACATCAAGCAGGTCGCCTCCGGCCGGTTCGGCGTCACGTCGAACTACCTCTCCTCCGCCGAGGAACTCCAGATCAAGATGGCTCAGGGCTCCAAGCCCGGCGAGGGCGGCCACCTCCCCGGCAAGAAGGTCAACGAGATGATCGCCCACGTCCGCTACTCCACGCCGGGCGTCGGCCTCATCTCGCCGCCCCCGCTCCACGACATCTACTCCATCGAGGACCTCAAACAGCTGATTCACGACCTGAAGACGGCCAACCCCGAGGCCGACATCAACGTGAAACTCGTCGCGGAGGCGGGCATCGGCACCATCGCCGCCGGCGTCGCCAAGGCCAACGCCGACGTGGTCCACATCTCGGGTCACTCCGGCGGCACCGGCGCATCGCCGAAGACCTCGATCAAGAACGCCGGTCTGCCGTGGGAACTCGGCCTCGCCGAGGCCAACCAGATGCTCCGCGCGACGGGCCTGCGCGACCGCATCCGCATCTCCACCGACGGCGGCATGATGACGGGCCGCGACGTGGCCGTCGCCGCGCTCCTGGGCGCCGAGGAGTACGTCTTCGGCACTGCCAGCCTCATCACCTCGGGCTGTGTGATGGCGCGCATCTGTCACACCAACAACTGCCCGACGGGCGTCGCCACGCAGGACGAAGACCTCCGCGAGCGCTTCTCCGGGCAGCCGGATCACGTCATCAACTACATGGTGTTCCTCGCGCAGGAACTGCGTGAGATCATGGCCGAACTCGGCTTCCGGACGGTCGGCGAGATGATCGGCCGTCCCGGTCTCCTCGAACAGGTCGAGACCGACCACCCGAAGGCCAAACACCTCGATCTTTCGGCCATCATCGCCGAACCCGAAGGTGGCGAGCGCCACAAGGTCCGTGAACAGAAACACACGGACGTCGAGAACCACCTCGACCGTGGCCTGATCGGCGAGGCGTCCGGCGCCATCGAGGAAGGCGAACCCATCCACCTGCGTCAGGACATCTCGAATCAGGACCGCGCGGTGGGTGCCATGCTGTCGAACCGCATCTCGCAACGCTACGGCGAGAGTGGCCTGCCCGAGGACACCATCTCCTGCACCTTCGACGGCATTGCCGGCCAGAGCTTCGGCGCCTTCCTCGCCAACGGCGTGACGATGGAACTCGTCGGCGCCGCCAACGACTACGTGGGCAAGGGGCTCTCCGGTGGCAAGGTGATCGTCCGGACGCCAGAAACGGCGGCCTACGAACCCGAGGAGAACATCCTCGTCGGCAACGTCTGTCTCTACGGCGCCACACAGGGCGAACTGTACGTCAACGGCCTCGCCGGCGAACGCTTCGCCGTCCGCAACAGCGGCGTGAAAGCCGTCGTCGAGGGCGTCGGTGACCACGGCTGTGAGTACATGACCGGCGGCGTCGTCGCCGTTCTCGGCGAGACGGGGCGGAACTTCGCGGCCGGTATGTCCGGCGGCATCGCCTACGTCTACGACCCCGACGGCGACTTCGAAGACCGCGTCAACAAGGGCATGGTGACGATCCACGACGACCTCGAAGAGTCCGACGAGGCCATGCTCCGACGCATGGTCGAGAACCACGCCGAGTACACCGACAGCGACCGCGCACAGGCGCTACTCGCCGACTGGGGCTCCGAAGTGCGGAACTTCACGAAGGTGATGCCCGACGCCTACGCCGAGGTCATCGCCGAGGAGAGCCGCGAGGACGTGCGCAACGACCTTCCCGAACCCGCGTCGCCGGTCGGCGGCGCCGAAGTCGGCGCCGGGACGGTCCAGACTGGCGACGACTGA
- the proS gene encoding proline--tRNA ligase: MTDDQELGITESKEHSTGEWYAEVVQKAGLANYGPEGMSGFIVTRPRGYALWEAVQNELDGRFKATGVQNAYFPMLIPESYLEREKDVVEGFDPEVAWVTHGGYEELEERLAVRPTSESIIAPYLSQWIRSYRDLPMRVNQWCSVIRWEATETKPFFRTKEFLWQEGHTAHASEDDAWSETTTRLDQYEEVYEDVLAIPVLRGKKPEHDKFPGADTTTTVEALMPDGKSVQGATSHYLGQSFAEAFDITYTAEDEEERVAHTTSWGLSWRALGALIMTHSDDQGLVLPPTVAPEQVVIVPIWQEETKEDVLDYAEGIATDLREADVRVELDDRDERNPGFKFNEWELKGVPLRIEIGPNEVEEETATLVHRPDGESVNEDRAGIVDTVHDHLDTVYAKLYAAAEENLEGGVREASDRAEILGTIGQHGGYVKAPWCGDEDCEGEIKDQIAAEIVLVPFEGSESDTESIHDGETCAICGDEAVETAYFAKSY; encoded by the coding sequence ATGACCGACGATCAGGAACTCGGGATCACCGAGTCGAAAGAACACAGCACCGGGGAGTGGTACGCCGAAGTCGTCCAGAAGGCCGGCCTCGCGAACTACGGCCCCGAGGGCATGAGTGGATTCATCGTGACGCGCCCGCGCGGGTACGCGTTGTGGGAGGCCGTCCAGAACGAACTCGACGGCCGGTTCAAGGCAACCGGCGTCCAGAACGCGTACTTCCCGATGCTCATTCCGGAGTCGTATCTGGAACGCGAGAAGGACGTGGTCGAGGGGTTCGACCCCGAAGTGGCGTGGGTCACCCACGGCGGGTACGAGGAACTGGAGGAACGCCTCGCCGTCCGCCCGACCAGCGAGAGCATCATCGCGCCGTATCTGAGCCAGTGGATCCGGAGCTACCGTGATCTCCCGATGCGTGTCAACCAGTGGTGTAGCGTGATCCGGTGGGAGGCCACGGAAACCAAGCCCTTCTTCCGCACCAAGGAGTTCCTCTGGCAGGAGGGTCACACCGCGCACGCGAGCGAAGACGATGCGTGGTCGGAGACGACGACTCGCCTCGACCAGTACGAGGAGGTGTACGAGGACGTCCTCGCTATCCCCGTGCTGCGAGGCAAAAAGCCGGAACACGACAAGTTCCCCGGCGCGGACACGACGACGACGGTCGAGGCGCTGATGCCCGACGGTAAGTCGGTGCAGGGCGCGACGAGCCACTACCTCGGTCAGAGCTTCGCGGAGGCGTTCGACATCACCTACACCGCCGAAGACGAAGAGGAGCGAGTGGCCCACACGACATCGTGGGGGCTGTCGTGGCGGGCGCTCGGCGCCCTCATCATGACCCACAGCGACGATCAGGGGCTCGTCCTACCGCCGACGGTCGCCCCCGAGCAGGTCGTGATCGTCCCTATCTGGCAGGAGGAGACCAAGGAAGACGTACTCGACTACGCCGAGGGTATCGCAACCGACCTGCGCGAGGCGGACGTCCGCGTCGAACTCGACGACCGCGACGAGCGCAACCCCGGCTTCAAGTTCAACGAGTGGGAGCTGAAAGGTGTCCCCCTGCGGATCGAGATCGGTCCGAACGAAGTGGAGGAGGAGACGGCGACGCTCGTCCACCGGCCGGACGGCGAGTCGGTCAACGAGGACCGCGCCGGCATCGTCGACACCGTCCACGACCACCTCGATACGGTGTACGCCAAACTCTACGCGGCGGCGGAGGAGAACCTGGAGGGAGGCGTCCGCGAGGCGTCCGACCGCGCGGAGATTCTGGGCACCATCGGCCAGCACGGCGGCTACGTGAAGGCACCGTGGTGCGGTGACGAGGACTGCGAAGGGGAGATCAAGGACCAGATCGCGGCCGAAATCGTCCTCGTCCCCTTCGAGGGGTCGGAGAGCGACACGGAATCGATCCACGATGGCGAAACCTGTGCCATCTGTGGCGACGAGGCGGTGGAGACGGCCTACTTCGCCAAGTCGTACTGA
- a CDS encoding endonuclease V, translated as MTPARPEFVPDPSQSREEMEALQREVAAAATFADDFAFDPAAVSVGRDTALTGERPLVAGVDQAFLDDDRAVSAVVCLRGGEVVERAHAVTDLSVPYVPGLLSFREGGPILAAFEALDTTPDLVVFDGSGRIHFRQAGLATHLGVVLDVPSIGVAKNLLCGRVEGDVDGRPEGWRAPVVANDRVDAPTGTVIGYAYQSRQYESNPVINPLYISPGHRVSAETTVDLVARLCGGYKLPEPTRLADAYADECKAKV; from the coding sequence GTGACCCCTGCCCGCCCCGAATTCGTCCCCGATCCGTCCCAGTCCCGCGAGGAGATGGAGGCGCTCCAGCGCGAGGTGGCCGCCGCCGCGACGTTCGCCGACGACTTCGCCTTCGATCCGGCGGCCGTCTCGGTCGGGCGAGACACCGCGCTCACCGGTGAGCGTCCCCTCGTCGCGGGCGTGGATCAGGCCTTCCTCGACGACGACCGGGCGGTCAGCGCCGTCGTCTGCCTGCGTGGCGGCGAGGTAGTCGAACGCGCCCACGCCGTGACCGACCTCTCGGTTCCCTACGTGCCCGGCCTCCTCTCCTTCCGCGAGGGCGGGCCGATCCTCGCGGCGTTCGAGGCACTCGACACGACCCCCGACCTCGTGGTCTTCGACGGAAGCGGCCGCATCCACTTCCGGCAGGCCGGCCTCGCTACCCACCTCGGCGTCGTCCTCGACGTGCCGAGTATCGGCGTCGCCAAGAACCTCCTCTGTGGCCGGGTCGAGGGCGACGTGGACGGCCGCCCAGAGGGCTGGCGGGCGCCGGTCGTCGCGAACGACCGGGTCGACGCCCCCACGGGGACCGTCATCGGCTACGCCTACCAGTCCCGCCAGTACGAGTCGAACCCCGTGATCAACCCCCTCTACATCAGCCCCGGCCACCGCGTGAGCGCCGAGACGACGGTCGACCTCGTGGCACGGCTGTGTGGAGGGTACAAACTTCCGGAGCCGACGCGGCTGGCGGACGCGTACGCCGACGAGTGCAAAGCGAAGGTGTAG
- a CDS encoding rhomboid family intramembrane serine protease — translation MAQCDECGSHENLPYQCRRCGGTFCAEHRLPENHECPGLNEWNDPSGVFDSGFDDSVQDEGDSRSLGDRIPGLGSLTGTGGVLGYFRGNVAYLFLALMWITFALQFLVGGLLGRGAMETLFVLQSDRLFYVWTWVTSIFAHGGLYHIAGNSIVLYFFGPLVERYTGSKRFAALFIASGVLAGLGFVVASIVLGATGVSVVGASGAIFAVLGVLTVLNPKLRIYLYFIIPIPLWLFTAAFAVISVLFFLQPQTASAANQGNVAHLAHLIGLVIGLAYGKRIKQPRRVPDRLTFGGGGGPGGPGGPGGPGRRR, via the coding sequence ATGGCTCAGTGCGACGAGTGCGGCAGTCACGAGAACCTGCCGTATCAGTGTCGGCGCTGCGGCGGCACGTTCTGTGCGGAACACCGGTTGCCCGAAAACCACGAGTGTCCCGGCCTGAACGAGTGGAACGATCCGTCCGGAGTCTTCGACAGCGGCTTCGACGACAGCGTTCAGGACGAAGGCGACAGCCGGAGCCTCGGTGACCGGATTCCGGGGCTCGGATCGCTGACCGGGACGGGCGGCGTCCTCGGTTACTTCCGTGGCAACGTCGCGTATCTGTTCCTCGCCCTCATGTGGATCACGTTCGCACTCCAGTTCCTCGTCGGGGGACTGCTGGGACGTGGGGCGATGGAGACCCTCTTCGTCCTGCAGTCCGACCGCCTGTTCTACGTCTGGACGTGGGTGACCTCCATCTTCGCCCACGGCGGCCTCTACCACATCGCCGGCAACAGCATCGTGCTGTACTTCTTCGGCCCCCTCGTCGAGCGCTACACCGGGTCGAAACGCTTCGCTGCTCTGTTCATCGCGAGCGGCGTCCTCGCCGGCCTCGGCTTCGTCGTCGCCAGCATCGTCCTCGGCGCCACGGGCGTCTCCGTCGTCGGCGCCAGCGGAGCCATCTTCGCCGTCCTCGGCGTGCTGACCGTCCTCAACCCCAAACTCCGCATCTACCTCTACTTCATCATCCCCATCCCACTCTGGCTGTTCACCGCCGCCTTCGCCGTCATCTCGGTGCTTTTCTTCCTCCAGCCACAGACCGCGTCGGCGGCCAACCAGGGCAACGTCGCCCACCTCGCCCACCTGATCGGTCTCGTCATCGGGCTGGCGTACGGCAAACGGATCAAGCAGCCGCGACGGGTGCCCGACCGATTGACGTTCGGTGGCGGTGGTGGTCCGGGTGGTCCGGGTGGTCCGGGCGGCCCCGGCCGACGGCGGTGA